One window from the genome of Methanobacterium formicicum encodes:
- a CDS encoding DUF504 domain-containing protein, translated as MAKRILDMLHWHPEMDIEKCQVTYLHRGTENNLKTIPATDIEGLKGGFMIMFDGSMVPYHRVIKIECENRLIWKKGPKKGGSDD; from the coding sequence ATGGCTAAGAGAATTCTGGACATGCTTCACTGGCATCCAGAAATGGACATTGAAAAATGCCAGGTCACCTACCTGCACCGGGGAACTGAAAATAACCTTAAAACCATTCCCGCCACAGATATTGAAGGATTAAAAGGAGGATTTATGATCATGTTTGACGGATCCATGGTTCCTTATCACCGCGTAATTAAGATAGAATGTGAAAACCGATTAATATGGAAGAAAGGCCCTAAAAAGGGAGGTTCGGATGACTAA
- a CDS encoding CBS domain-containing ParB/RepB/Spo0J family partition protein: MTKSTLVKDYMTRAVITVTPDTPNEEVIQLMKKTGHDGFPVKTNDGVIGMITAFDLLLKKWAEHVEDIMSTDVVVADESMSLNDAARVMFRMGISRMPVINEDGALVGIVTNTDIVRSHIERSTPMKVRYFKKTLEDLYDIKTKLVHEMVPIERLRPTQNRVYADELQGRTYELTRGLAEPTIVVKTGNRYILVDGHHRTVASRKLGYDEIDSYVITLDQDIKLGMEKTADKEGIFTFDDIEVIDDAQHPLIAITGPLRKDDKVIKK; the protein is encoded by the coding sequence ATGACTAAATCCACTCTGGTTAAGGATTACATGACCCGGGCGGTTATCACCGTCACTCCGGACACACCCAACGAGGAAGTAATCCAGCTGATGAAAAAAACGGGTCACGATGGATTCCCCGTCAAAACCAATGATGGAGTTATTGGCATGATAACTGCCTTTGACCTCCTCCTTAAAAAGTGGGCGGAACATGTGGAGGATATCATGTCCACCGATGTGGTGGTGGCGGATGAATCCATGTCCCTCAACGATGCTGCCCGGGTAATGTTTAGAATGGGAATATCCCGTATGCCAGTGATTAACGAAGATGGTGCCCTGGTGGGGATAGTAACCAACACCGATATTGTGCGCTCCCATATCGAACGTTCCACTCCCATGAAGGTGAGGTACTTTAAGAAAACATTGGAAGACCTCTATGATATTAAAACCAAATTGGTCCATGAAATGGTGCCCATCGAACGTTTAAGACCCACCCAGAACCGGGTCTACGCTGATGAACTACAGGGGCGTACCTACGAACTCACCCGGGGACTGGCCGAGCCCACCATAGTGGTGAAGACTGGCAACCGTTACATCCTGGTGGATGGCCATCACCGTACTGTGGCCTCCCGCAAACTGGGCTACGATGAAATTGACTCCTACGTCATAACCCTGGACCAGGATATAAAACTGGGAATGGAGAAAACCGCAGACAAGGAAGGCATCTTTACCTTTGATGATATAGAGGTCATTGACGATGCCCAGCACCCATTAATAGCCATAACCGGCCCGTTACGAAAGGATGATAAGGTGATTAAGAAATGA